The Pseudomonas orientalis genome contains a region encoding:
- the aceK gene encoding bifunctional isocitrate dehydrogenase kinase/phosphatase, whose product MSQPALAIARMILDGFDDYREHFRQITDGARERFEKAQWQQGQAASAARINLYEDKVGEVTARLRAAFDAGTLQDIDLWPLVKSAYIGLIDLRFDDELSETWYNSVFCGLFSHDLISDGCMFIHTTRPSQQRARAAQTRTYTPAGKMADMLAQIFADYRFSEPYADLPADLRRLEAQLRENLPDWVCKDPDLNVELFSSVLYRNKGAYLVGRIYTRDEQWPLVIPLLHREERGIQIDALITDEADVSIIFSFTRSYFMVDVPVPAEFIGFLKRILPGKHIAELYTSIGFYKHGKSEFYRALINHLATTDDQFIMAPGVRGMVMSVFTLPGFNTVFKIIKDRFSPSKNVNRATVIEKYRLVKSVDRVGRMADTQEFADFRFPLSKFEPECLAELLEVAAGTVQVDGDTVLIRHCWTERRMTPLNLYLDNANPAQVREALEDYGLAIKQLAAANIFPGDMLLKNFGVTRHGRVVFYDYDEICFLTEANFRHIPTPRTPEDEMASEPWYSIGPLDVFPEEFPPFLFADAGQRRLFDELHGELYNADYWKGLQEAIRVGKVIDVFPYRRKWEGMS is encoded by the coding sequence ATGTCGCAGCCCGCCCTTGCTATCGCCCGGATGATCCTCGACGGTTTCGACGACTACCGTGAGCACTTTCGCCAAATTACCGATGGCGCGCGCGAACGCTTCGAAAAAGCCCAGTGGCAGCAAGGGCAGGCCGCTTCGGCGGCGCGCATCAACCTCTACGAAGATAAGGTGGGGGAGGTCACGGCGCGTCTGCGCGCCGCTTTCGATGCGGGCACGTTGCAGGACATCGACCTGTGGCCCCTGGTGAAAAGTGCCTACATCGGCCTGATCGACCTGCGCTTTGACGATGAGCTGTCCGAAACCTGGTACAACTCGGTGTTCTGCGGCCTGTTCAGTCATGACCTGATCAGCGACGGCTGCATGTTCATTCATACCACGCGGCCCAGCCAGCAGCGGGCGCGGGCTGCGCAAACCCGCACCTACACGCCTGCGGGCAAGATGGCGGACATGCTCGCGCAGATTTTCGCGGACTACCGCTTCAGTGAGCCCTACGCCGACTTGCCTGCCGACCTGCGACGCCTGGAAGCGCAACTGCGGGAAAACCTGCCGGACTGGGTGTGCAAAGACCCGGACCTGAACGTCGAGCTGTTTTCCTCGGTGCTCTACCGCAATAAAGGCGCCTACCTCGTCGGACGTATCTACACCCGCGACGAACAGTGGCCGTTGGTGATCCCGTTGCTGCACCGCGAAGAACGGGGAATCCAGATCGATGCGTTGATCACTGATGAAGCCGACGTGTCGATCATCTTCTCCTTCACCCGGTCGTACTTCATGGTCGATGTGCCGGTACCTGCGGAGTTCATCGGCTTTCTCAAACGCATCCTGCCCGGCAAGCACATTGCCGAGCTATACACCTCCATCGGTTTTTATAAACACGGCAAGTCGGAGTTCTATCGCGCCCTGATCAACCACCTGGCTACCACCGATGACCAGTTCATCATGGCCCCGGGTGTGCGCGGCATGGTCATGAGCGTGTTCACCCTGCCGGGCTTCAACACCGTGTTCAAGATCATCAAGGACCGTTTCTCACCGTCGAAAAACGTCAACCGCGCCACGGTGATCGAGAAGTACCGGCTGGTCAAAAGCGTCGACCGGGTAGGGCGCATGGCCGATACCCAGGAGTTCGCCGACTTCCGCTTTCCCTTGAGCAAGTTCGAGCCCGAGTGCCTGGCCGAGTTGCTGGAAGTCGCCGCCGGCACGGTCCAGGTAGACGGCGACACAGTGCTCATTCGCCACTGCTGGACCGAACGGCGCATGACCCCGCTCAACCTCTACCTCGACAACGCCAACCCCGCCCAGGTGCGCGAAGCCCTGGAGGACTATGGCCTGGCGATCAAGCAGTTGGCGGCGGCGAATATCTTCCCTGGCGATATGCTGCTCAAGAACTTCGGCGTCACCCGTCACGGCCGTGTGGTGTTCTACGACTACGATGAAATCTGTTTTCTCACCGAAGCCAACTTCCGCCACATTCCCACGCCGCGCACTCCCGAGGATGAAATGGCATCGGAACCCTGGTACTCCATCGGTCCGCTGGATGTGTTCCCCGAAGAGTTTCCACCGTTCCTGTTCGCCGACGCCGGCCAGCGCAGGTTGTTCGATGAGTTGCATGGCGAGTTGTACAACGCCGATTACTGGAAGGGCCTGCAGGAGGCCATTCGGGTTGGGAAGGTGATTGATGTGTTTCCATATCGGCGCAAGTGGGAAGGCATGTCTTGA
- a CDS encoding DMT family transporter — MKPVDTLYLLGLAAIWGASFLFMRIIAPEIGTVPTAFFRVSIAAAGLLVILALMRVSWDFQGKFKTVLLLGVINSGIPATMYSVAAQVLPAGYSAIFNATTPLMGVLIGGLFFSERLTPSKIAGVALGLFGVAVLTRAGPVAFDMELLMGAMACLLATTCYGFAGFLARRWLDQRGGLDSRLSALGSMLGATLFLLPLFAYSAISQPPVSWGGWQVWMSLLGLGLVCTAFAYILYFRLLSSIGPVKSMTVTFMIPPFGVLWGALWLDEPLSMAHLYGGVLIAGALWLVLRPHKSRREPRAA, encoded by the coding sequence GTGAAACCTGTCGACACCCTCTACTTGCTGGGACTGGCCGCCATCTGGGGTGCGAGTTTCCTGTTCATGCGCATCATCGCGCCGGAAATCGGCACCGTGCCGACCGCGTTTTTCCGCGTATCGATCGCTGCCGCCGGCTTGTTGGTGATTCTTGCACTGATGCGCGTGAGCTGGGATTTCCAGGGCAAGTTCAAGACCGTCCTGCTGTTGGGCGTGATCAACTCCGGAATTCCGGCAACCATGTACTCGGTGGCGGCCCAGGTATTGCCGGCGGGTTATTCAGCGATCTTCAACGCCACCACCCCCTTGATGGGCGTGCTGATTGGCGGGCTGTTCTTCAGTGAACGCCTGACACCGTCGAAAATCGCGGGTGTAGCCTTGGGGCTGTTTGGCGTAGCCGTGCTCACACGTGCGGGGCCGGTGGCATTTGACATGGAATTGTTGATGGGCGCGATGGCGTGCCTACTGGCGACCACCTGCTATGGCTTTGCCGGTTTTCTGGCACGGCGCTGGCTGGATCAACGCGGCGGTTTGGACAGCCGCCTGTCGGCCTTGGGCAGCATGCTCGGCGCCACATTGTTCTTGCTGCCGTTGTTTGCCTACAGCGCTATCAGCCAGCCACCGGTGAGCTGGGGTGGGTGGCAGGTGTGGATGTCGTTGCTGGGGTTGGGCCTGGTGTGTACGGCCTTTGCCTACATTCTGTACTTTCGCCTGCTGTCATCCATCGGTCCGGTCAAGTCGATGACCGTGACCTTCATGATCCCGCCGTTCGGCGTGTTGTGGGGCGCGCTGTGGCTGGATGAGCCGCTGTCCATGGCTCACCTGTACGGTGGGGTGCTGATTGCAGGGGCGCTGTGGCTGGTGCTGCGGCCACACAAAAGTAGGCGCGAGCCACGAGCAGCCTGA
- a CDS encoding CPBP family intramembrane glutamic endopeptidase, translating to MIALPWLYLTLLSIGYVLALSYGQLGVLAAVSVALLLVAGYAVRQQRNPWARYLGHGLFIVLALGLAMHWLPGFHNGRGIAPQRFTPDAVPFSMYLNQDKPLIGFWLLLACPWIVARRSLRLSICVTAVALTLAAIAALGGAALLGMISWAPKWPDEAWLWVLNNLLLVTLVEEALFRGYIQGGLSRRFKHLPYGENLALLLASLLFGLVHFAAGWQWMLLASIAGVGYGLAYRFGGLGAAIATHFGLNLLHFGLFTYPMLAG from the coding sequence ATGATTGCTCTGCCCTGGCTGTACCTCACGCTGCTTTCCATTGGCTATGTCCTGGCCTTGAGCTACGGCCAACTGGGCGTGCTGGCGGCGGTCTCAGTGGCGCTGTTGCTGGTGGCCGGGTATGCCGTACGCCAGCAACGCAACCCTTGGGCACGCTACCTGGGCCACGGCTTGTTTATCGTCCTGGCCCTGGGCCTGGCGATGCATTGGCTGCCGGGTTTCCATAATGGCCGCGGCATTGCGCCCCAGCGCTTCACTCCGGACGCCGTGCCGTTCTCGATGTACCTGAACCAGGACAAACCCCTGATCGGCTTCTGGTTATTGCTGGCCTGCCCATGGATCGTGGCGCGGCGTTCATTGCGCCTGTCGATCTGCGTCACGGCCGTGGCCCTGACCCTGGCCGCCATCGCCGCCCTGGGTGGTGCAGCGCTGCTAGGGATGATCAGTTGGGCGCCGAAATGGCCGGACGAGGCGTGGCTGTGGGTGTTGAATAATCTGCTGTTGGTGACGCTGGTCGAAGAAGCGCTGTTTCGCGGGTATATCCAGGGCGGCCTAAGTCGGCGCTTCAAACACCTGCCCTACGGCGAGAACCTCGCGCTGCTGCTGGCCTCGCTGTTATTCGGCCTGGTGCATTTTGCTGCGGGTTGGCAGTGGATGCTGCTGGCGAGTATTGCCGGCGTGGGTTACGGCCTGGCCTATCGCTTTGGTGGTTTGGGCGCGGCGATTGCCACGCATTTTGGCTTGAATCTGCTGCACTTCGGGTTGTTCACCTACCCGATGCTCGCCGGCTAA
- a CDS encoding methyl-accepting chemotaxis protein: MRNNQPVTQRERTFPAQQRLISTTDAKGVITYCNDAFVEISGFTRDELIRAPHNLVRHPDVPAAVFAHMWSTLKQGLPWMGIVKNRCKTGDHYWVNAYVTPIFDGNQVIGYESVRIKPTAEQIRRAEALYQRINQGKSAVPQRDKWLPVLQDWLPFILVSQLSFMIGATLTSQWGFALAAGLSVPLGLLGLSWQQRGLKRLLRLAEQTTSDPLIAQMYTDSRGAQARLEMSILSQEARLKTCLTRLQDTAEHLNDQAAQSNTLAHNSSSGLERQRVETEQVAAAVNQMAATTQEVASHVQRTADATQEANRLTGRGRDIAGETREAIQRLSVAVGETGVTVTQLAKDSDEIGGVVDVIKGIADQTNLLALNAAIEAARAGEMGRGFAVVADEVRQLAQRTTESTGQIHALIAKLQHTASAAVQTMDAGHRQAEEGVARVMEADQALVGISEAVANITDMTTQIAAATEEQSAVAEEISRNISTIALLADQTSEQAMNSAQLSEELTHTANTQYSLVERFNR, encoded by the coding sequence ATGCGTAATAACCAACCCGTTACCCAGCGCGAACGTACCTTCCCCGCTCAGCAACGGTTGATCTCCACCACAGACGCCAAGGGTGTGATCACCTACTGCAACGACGCCTTTGTCGAAATCAGTGGGTTCACCCGCGACGAACTGATCCGTGCCCCGCACAACCTGGTGCGTCACCCGGATGTTCCGGCGGCGGTGTTCGCACACATGTGGTCGACGCTCAAACAAGGCTTGCCATGGATGGGCATTGTCAAGAATCGCTGCAAGACCGGTGACCACTACTGGGTTAACGCCTATGTGACACCGATTTTCGACGGCAACCAGGTGATCGGCTACGAATCGGTGCGCATCAAGCCCACCGCCGAGCAGATCCGCCGGGCCGAAGCGCTCTATCAACGCATCAACCAGGGCAAGTCGGCCGTTCCCCAGCGGGACAAGTGGCTGCCGGTACTGCAGGACTGGCTGCCGTTTATCCTGGTCAGCCAGTTGAGCTTCATGATCGGTGCCACCCTCACCTCCCAGTGGGGCTTTGCCCTGGCGGCAGGGTTGTCGGTGCCATTGGGTCTGCTCGGCCTGAGCTGGCAGCAGCGCGGCCTCAAGCGTTTGCTGCGCCTGGCCGAGCAGACCACCTCCGACCCGCTGATCGCGCAAATGTACACCGACAGCCGTGGCGCCCAGGCGCGCCTGGAGATGTCGATCCTCAGCCAGGAGGCGCGTCTGAAGACCTGCCTTACCCGCCTGCAGGACACCGCCGAACACCTCAACGACCAGGCTGCGCAATCCAACACCCTGGCGCACAACAGCTCCAGCGGCCTGGAGCGCCAACGCGTTGAGACTGAGCAGGTGGCCGCGGCGGTCAACCAGATGGCGGCGACCACCCAGGAAGTCGCCAGCCATGTGCAGCGCACGGCGGACGCCACCCAGGAAGCCAATCGCCTGACCGGCCGTGGCCGCGATATTGCCGGGGAAACCCGCGAGGCGATCCAGCGCCTGTCGGTGGCCGTGGGCGAGACGGGCGTGACCGTCACGCAACTGGCCAAGGACAGCGACGAAATCGGCGGTGTGGTGGATGTGATCAAAGGTATCGCCGACCAGACCAACCTGCTGGCGTTGAACGCCGCCATCGAAGCGGCGCGTGCCGGCGAGATGGGCCGTGGGTTTGCGGTGGTGGCTGATGAAGTGCGCCAGTTGGCGCAACGCACCACCGAGTCGACCGGGCAGATCCATGCCCTGATCGCCAAGCTGCAGCACACCGCCAGCGCTGCCGTGCAAACCATGGACGCCGGGCATCGCCAGGCCGAAGAAGGTGTGGCACGGGTGATGGAAGCGGATCAGGCGCTGGTGGGCATCAGTGAGGCGGTGGCCAATATTACCGACATGACCACTCAGATCGCCGCTGCGACCGAAGAGCAAAGCGCGGTTGCTGAAGAGATCAGCCGCAATATCAGCACGATTGCGCTGTTGGCGGACCAGACCTCGGAACAGGCGATGAACTCGGCGCAGTTGAGTGAAGAGCTGACGCATACCGCCAATACCCAGTATTCGCTGGTAGAGCGTTTTAACCGGTAA
- a CDS encoding alpha/beta family hydrolase, whose amino-acid sequence MGKEHKASIDGDQWAHCVRERGWLWDAATGIPSGQPVTLILAHGAGAPMDSAFMNHMAARLAGHGVNVVRFEFPYMAQRRLDGGKRPPNPAPKLLECWREVYAQVRRHVAGKLAIGGKSMGGRMASLLADELGAAGLVCLGYPFYAVGKPEKPRVEHLAALTTSTLIVQGERDALGNRAAVEGYALSPSIEVMWLVAGDHDLKPLKASGFTHEQHLDAAAVRVAEFLGAC is encoded by the coding sequence ATGGGCAAAGAGCACAAGGCCAGTATTGACGGGGATCAATGGGCGCACTGTGTGCGCGAACGCGGCTGGCTGTGGGATGCCGCCACGGGCATCCCATCGGGCCAGCCCGTCACCTTGATCCTGGCCCACGGCGCCGGTGCGCCGATGGACTCGGCATTCATGAACCACATGGCTGCGCGCCTTGCCGGGCATGGTGTGAACGTGGTGCGCTTCGAGTTTCCCTACATGGCCCAACGTCGATTGGACGGCGGCAAGCGCCCGCCGAATCCGGCGCCGAAACTGTTGGAATGCTGGCGTGAGGTGTATGCGCAGGTGCGACGTCATGTCGCTGGGAAACTGGCGATTGGCGGTAAATCCATGGGCGGGCGCATGGCCAGTTTATTGGCCGATGAACTGGGCGCCGCCGGGTTGGTGTGCCTGGGGTATCCGTTCTATGCGGTGGGCAAGCCGGAGAAACCCAGGGTCGAGCATTTGGCTGCGCTTACGACGTCGACGCTGATTGTGCAGGGCGAGCGGGATGCGCTGGGTAATCGGGCGGCGGTGGAGGGGTATGCGTTGTCGCCGAGCATCGAGGTGATGTGGTTGGTGGCGGGGGATCATGACTTGAAGCCGCTGAAGGCGTCGGGATTTACCCATGAGCAGCATCTGGACGCGGCGGCGGTGCGCGTGGCTGAGTTTCTGGGTGCCTGTTAG
- the ccoN gene encoding cytochrome-c oxidase, cbb3-type subunit I, translated as MNTTLSTAYNYKVVRQFAIMTVVWGIVGMGLGVFLAAQLVWPALNFDLPWTSFGRLRPLHTNAVIFAFGGCALFASSFYSVQRTCQTTLFAPKIAAFCFWGWQLVILLAAISLPLGYTSSKEYAELEWPIDILITIVWVAYAIVFFGTIMKRNTKHIYVGNWFFGAFIITVAILHIVNNLEIPVSLTKSYSLYGGATDAMVQWWYGHNAVGFFLTAGFLGMMYYFVPKQAERPVYSYRLSIVHFWALITLYIWAGPHHLHYTALPDWAQSLGMVMSLVLLAPSWGGMINGMMTLSGAWHKLRSDPILRFLVVSLAFYGMSTFEGPMMAIKTVNALSHYTDWTIGHVHAGALGWVAMISIGALYHMIPKVFGREQMYSLGLINAHFWLATIGTVLYIASMWVNGIAQGLMWRAVNEDGTLTYSFVETLVASHPGFIVRLVGGAVFLSGMLLMAYNTWRTVRSVQPVEAVPVAQLA; from the coding sequence ATGAACACTACTTTAAGTACCGCCTATAACTACAAGGTGGTCCGCCAATTCGCCATTATGACGGTGGTGTGGGGCATCGTCGGCATGGGGCTCGGGGTTTTTCTCGCGGCCCAATTGGTCTGGCCTGCGCTCAACTTCGATTTGCCCTGGACCAGCTTCGGTCGCCTGCGCCCGCTGCACACCAACGCAGTGATCTTCGCCTTCGGCGGCTGCGCGCTGTTCGCCAGCTCCTTCTACTCGGTGCAGCGCACCTGCCAGACAACGCTGTTCGCGCCGAAAATCGCCGCGTTCTGCTTCTGGGGCTGGCAGCTTGTCATCCTGTTGGCTGCGATCAGCCTGCCGCTGGGCTACACCAGCTCCAAGGAATACGCCGAGCTGGAATGGCCGATCGACATCCTGATCACCATCGTCTGGGTCGCCTATGCCATCGTGTTCTTCGGCACGATCATGAAGCGCAACACCAAGCATATCTACGTCGGTAACTGGTTTTTTGGCGCGTTCATCATCACCGTGGCCATTCTGCATATCGTCAACAACCTGGAAATCCCGGTCAGCCTGACCAAGTCCTACTCGCTGTACGGCGGTGCGACGGACGCCATGGTGCAGTGGTGGTACGGCCATAACGCTGTGGGCTTTTTCCTCACCGCAGGCTTTCTCGGGATGATGTACTACTTCGTGCCCAAGCAGGCCGAACGCCCGGTGTATTCCTATCGCTTGTCCATCGTGCACTTCTGGGCGCTGATCACCCTGTATATCTGGGCCGGCCCCCACCACCTGCACTACACCGCGCTGCCGGATTGGGCACAGTCGCTGGGCATGGTGATGTCGCTGGTGCTGCTGGCCCCGAGTTGGGGCGGCATGATCAACGGCATGATGACGCTGTCCGGCGCCTGGCATAAGTTGCGCAGCGACCCGATCCTGCGCTTTCTCGTGGTGTCCCTGGCGTTCTACGGCATGTCGACCTTCGAAGGCCCGATGATGGCGATCAAGACCGTCAACGCCCTCTCCCACTACACCGACTGGACCATCGGCCACGTACACGCGGGGGCACTGGGTTGGGTGGCGATGATTTCCATCGGCGCGCTGTACCACATGATCCCGAAAGTTTTCGGTCGCGAGCAGATGTACAGCCTCGGCCTGATCAACGCGCATTTCTGGCTGGCCACCATCGGCACCGTGCTCTACATCGCCTCGATGTGGGTCAACGGCATCGCCCAGGGCCTGATGTGGCGTGCGGTCAACGAAGACGGCACCTTGACCTACTCCTTCGTCGAAACCCTGGTGGCCAGTCACCCTGGCTTCATCGTGCGACTGGTGGGCGGCGCGGTGTTCCTCAGCGGCATGCTGCTGATGGCTTACAACACCTGGCGCACCGTGCGCTCGGTGCAGCCTGTCGAAGCCGTCCCTGTCGCGCAGCTGGCCTGA
- the ccoO gene encoding cytochrome-c oxidase, cbb3-type subunit II codes for MKHETIEKNVGLLMLLMVLAVSIGGLTQIVPLFFQDVTNKPVEGMKPYTALQLEGRDIYIREGCVQCHSQMIRPFRAETERYGHYSVAGESVWDHPFLWGSKRTGPDLARVGARYSDDWHRAHLYNPRNVVPESKMPAYPWLVTAAVDSSHTETKLNVMRTLGVPYTDDDIKGAVASLKGKTEMDALVSYLQVLGTAIKSKR; via the coding sequence ATGAAACACGAAACGATTGAAAAGAACGTCGGCCTGTTGATGCTGCTGATGGTGCTCGCCGTGAGCATCGGTGGCCTGACCCAGATTGTCCCGCTGTTCTTCCAGGACGTGACCAACAAGCCGGTCGAAGGCATGAAGCCCTACACCGCGTTGCAATTGGAAGGCCGCGACATCTACATCCGCGAAGGTTGTGTGCAGTGTCACTCGCAGATGATCCGCCCGTTCCGCGCCGAGACCGAGCGCTACGGTCACTATTCGGTGGCCGGTGAAAGCGTGTGGGATCACCCCTTCCTGTGGGGCTCCAAACGCACCGGTCCGGACCTGGCCCGCGTCGGCGCGCGCTACTCGGACGACTGGCACCGCGCGCACCTGTACAACCCGCGCAACGTGGTGCCGGAGTCGAAAATGCCGGCTTATCCGTGGCTGGTCACCGCCGCCGTCGACAGCAGCCACACCGAGACCAAGTTGAACGTGATGCGCACCCTCGGCGTGCCCTACACCGACGACGACATCAAAGGCGCGGTCGCCAGCCTCAAGGGCAAGACCGAGATGGACGCGCTGGTTTCCTACCTGCAAGTGCTCGGCACTGCCATCAAGAGCAAGAGGTGA
- a CDS encoding cbb3-type cytochrome oxidase subunit 3 — MGFEFDAGTIRGLGTLVVAIAFIGLSLWVFNNRRNAEFEQARLLPFADEPSPHNAQEEPATRSDQP, encoded by the coding sequence ATGGGATTTGAATTCGATGCGGGCACTATCCGCGGCCTCGGCACGCTGGTGGTGGCCATCGCCTTTATCGGCCTGTCGCTGTGGGTGTTCAACAACCGGCGCAACGCGGAGTTCGAGCAGGCGCGCCTGCTGCCGTTCGCCGATGAGCCTTCTCCACACAATGCTCAAGAAGAGCCTGCAACAAGGAGCGACCAGCCATGA
- the ccoP gene encoding cytochrome-c oxidase, cbb3-type subunit III has protein sequence MTLFWSTWICVLTLGSLIGLTWLLIGTRKGETKGSVDQTMGHAFDGIEEYDNPLPQWWFMLFVGTLIFAVGYLILYPGLGNWKGVLPGYEDGWTSAKEWDKEMARADTKFGPIFAKFAAMPVEEVAKDPQALKMGGRLFASNCAVCHGSDAKGAYGFPNLADNNWRWGGSAEAIKATIMNGRHAAMPAWGEVLGEDGVKNVAAYVRHDLAKLPLPADNNADLAAGQAAFSTTCVACHGPQGHGVEAMGAPNLTEPGGFIYGTSLAQLQQTIRHGRQGQMPAQDVLQGNDKVHLLAAYVYSLTH, from the coding sequence ATGACCCTGTTTTGGAGTACATGGATCTGCGTACTGACCCTCGGCAGCCTGATTGGCCTGACCTGGCTGCTGATCGGCACCCGCAAGGGCGAAACCAAAGGCAGCGTCGACCAGACCATGGGCCACGCCTTCGATGGAATCGAGGAATACGACAACCCGCTGCCCCAGTGGTGGTTCATGTTGTTCGTCGGCACCCTGATATTTGCCGTCGGCTACCTGATTCTCTACCCGGGCCTGGGCAACTGGAAAGGCGTACTGCCGGGCTATGAAGACGGCTGGACGTCGGCCAAGGAGTGGGACAAGGAAATGGCCAGGGCCGACACCAAGTTCGGGCCGATATTCGCCAAATTCGCGGCCATGCCCGTGGAAGAAGTCGCCAAAGACCCGCAAGCCTTGAAGATGGGCGGTCGCCTGTTCGCGTCCAACTGCGCGGTGTGCCACGGCTCGGATGCCAAGGGCGCGTATGGCTTCCCGAATCTTGCGGACAACAACTGGCGCTGGGGCGGTTCGGCCGAAGCGATCAAGGCCACCATCATGAACGGTCGCCACGCGGCGATGCCGGCCTGGGGCGAAGTGCTGGGCGAGGATGGGGTGAAAAATGTCGCCGCCTATGTGCGTCACGACCTGGCCAAGTTGCCCTTGCCGGCGGACAACAACGCCGATTTGGCCGCCGGCCAAGCCGCATTCAGCACCACGTGCGTCGCCTGCCACGGCCCACAAGGGCATGGTGTGGAAGCCATGGGCGCGCCAAACCTGACCGAGCCAGGCGGCTTTATCTACGGCACCAGCCTGGCGCAATTGCAGCAGACCATCCGCCATGGCCGTCAGGGCCAGATGCCGGCGCAGGACGTACTGCAAGGCAATGACAAGGTGCATCTGCTGGCGGCCTATGTGTATAGCCTGACCCACTAG
- the ccoN gene encoding cytochrome-c oxidase, cbb3-type subunit I: MSTAISPTAYNYKVVRQFAIMTVVWGILGMGLGVFIASQLVWPQLNFDLPWTTFGRLRPLHTNLVIFAFGGCALFATSYYVVQRTCQTRLISDGLAAFTFWGWQAVIVGAIISLPLGYTTTKEYAELEWPIAILLAIVWVTYAVVFFGTIVKRKTKHIYVGNWFYGAFILVTAMLHIVNHASLPVSLFKSYSAYSGATDAMIQWWYGHNAVGFFLTTGFLGMMYYFVPKQAERPIYSYRLSIVHFWALITLYIWAGPHHLHYTALPDWAQSLGMAMSIILLAPSWGGMINGMMTLSGAWHKLRTDPILRFLVVSLAFYGMSTFEGPMMAIKTVNSLSHYTDWTIGHVHAGALGWVAMISIGALYHMIPKLFGRAQMHSVGLINTHFWLATIGTVLYIASMWVNGITQGLMWRAINDDGTLTYSFVEALQASHPGYIVRALGGAFFAAGMLFMAYNVWRTVRASDPAQAEAAAKIAVVGAH; encoded by the coding sequence ATGAGCACAGCAATCAGTCCGACTGCTTATAACTATAAGGTGGTTCGCCAGTTCGCCATCATGACGGTGGTCTGGGGAATTCTTGGCATGGGGCTCGGCGTGTTCATCGCCTCGCAACTGGTCTGGCCGCAATTGAATTTCGACCTGCCCTGGACGACCTTCGGCCGCCTGCGCCCGCTGCACACCAACCTGGTGATCTTCGCCTTCGGTGGCTGTGCATTGTTTGCCACCTCCTATTACGTCGTGCAGCGCACCTGCCAGACGCGCTTGATCTCCGATGGCCTCGCCGCCTTCACCTTCTGGGGCTGGCAGGCAGTCATCGTCGGCGCCATCATCAGCCTGCCTCTGGGCTACACCACGACCAAGGAATACGCCGAGCTGGAATGGCCGATCGCCATTTTGCTCGCCATCGTGTGGGTGACCTATGCCGTGGTGTTCTTCGGCACCATCGTCAAGCGCAAGACCAAGCACATCTATGTCGGCAACTGGTTCTACGGGGCGTTCATCCTGGTCACGGCGATGCTGCATATCGTCAACCACGCGTCCTTGCCGGTGAGCCTGTTCAAGTCCTACTCGGCCTACTCCGGCGCGACGGATGCGATGATCCAGTGGTGGTACGGGCATAACGCCGTCGGCTTTTTCCTGACCACCGGGTTCCTTGGAATGATGTATTACTTCGTGCCGAAACAGGCCGAACGCCCCATCTACTCGTATCGCCTGTCCATCGTGCACTTCTGGGCGCTGATCACCCTGTATATCTGGGCAGGTCCGCACCACCTGCACTACACCGCGTTGCCGGACTGGGCACAGTCCCTGGGCATGGCGATGTCGATCATCCTGCTGGCGCCAAGCTGGGGCGGCATGATCAACGGCATGATGACCCTCTCGGGCGCCTGGCATAAGCTGCGCACCGACCCGATCCTGCGTTTTCTGGTGGTGTCCCTGGCGTTCTACGGCATGTCGACCTTCGAAGGGCCGATGATGGCGATCAAGACCGTCAACTCGCTGTCCCACTACACCGACTGGACCATCGGCCACGTACACGCCGGGGCCCTGGGTTGGGTGGCAATGATCTCCATCGGCGCGCTGTACCACATGATCCCCAAGCTGTTCGGCCGCGCGCAGATGCACAGCGTCGGGCTGATCAACACGCACTTCTGGCTGGCCACCATCGGCACCGTGCTCTACATCGCCTCGATGTGGGTCAACGGCATCACCCAGGGCCTGATGTGGCGTGCGATCAATGATGACGGCACCCTCACGTATTCCTTCGTCGAAGCGCTGCAAGCCAGCCACCCGGGCTATATCGTCCGCGCCCTGGGCGGTGCGTTCTTTGCCGCCGGCATGCTGTTCATGGCCTACAACGTCTGGCGCACCGTACGCGCCTCCGACCCGGCGCAAGCTGAAGCCGCCGCCAAGATCGCCGTTGTGGGAGCCCACTGA